A portion of the Kribbella jejuensis genome contains these proteins:
- a CDS encoding glycoside hydrolase family 2 protein: MRIPLDRAPWRVRGFLGDEWQHHRVWGPLRDRDAWLPARVPGSVVDDLWRANVVPDPYAGLNTRAIEWVSDRHWAYRHEFHLDPPGDRQAHLCLDGVDHSAVVYLDGQELGRVDGMFVATRFDVTELLRDASDHVLVIVVEPAPVSEPQVGHTSSVRVHKSRMTYGWDFCPRLVHQGIWQSVYVELTGPARITGVDIGPDHVTVDASGNETVELVLTDAAGAVVATGDRVLRVEHPQLWWPNGSGTPYLYHLTATAYSGGLVSDRREFDIGFRTVRFFRAAGASGDAAPYGMEINGTQVFAKGWNRVPLDLSYGVPRPERLAHLLDLAVDAGVNLLRVWGGGLIETSDFYAACDRRGLMVWQEFSQSSSGISSTPSDDLEFVALMRAQAEQLVPSRKHHPSLVIWGAGNELQAGEGEPLADAPVLTALGDVVRRLDPERLWLPTSPSGPAFLNRLDLIRDAPDDQHDVHGPWEHQGLRDHYTLYDAGTAQLLSEFGVEGMTMPRTLARVIPEADRRLPTRGRPVWDHLGRWWNNESLVQASFGHRIQDVDTLGLASQFLQRDGLGYAVEAHRRRWPRCVGTLPWQFNEPYPNAWCTAAVTHAGEPKPAYFAVAAAYRSVLVGATCARQSWSGELRLPLWFHADQPIEPATVTARLIAPDGSVLAEVSYKDVDSPDVGELIAPTPPGPFVVEVMLTAGEVRTSRRYVLTGSDDFAELLDWHPEIEVDLVDDRLVVRHVAGPVAPFVRVRDGRPLSDDSAGWLRVSDSGFVLLPGEERVLDVRWEAAGGHRLIAVDGLGLDERLVRCD; encoded by the coding sequence ATGCGGATACCTCTCGACCGGGCGCCCTGGCGGGTCCGGGGGTTCCTCGGCGACGAGTGGCAACACCATCGCGTCTGGGGGCCGCTGCGAGACCGGGACGCGTGGCTGCCCGCGCGGGTCCCGGGCAGCGTCGTCGACGACCTGTGGCGCGCGAACGTCGTACCGGATCCGTATGCGGGCCTGAACACCCGCGCGATCGAGTGGGTCTCCGATCGGCACTGGGCGTACCGGCACGAGTTCCACCTGGATCCACCGGGCGATCGGCAGGCGCACCTGTGCCTGGACGGCGTTGACCACAGCGCGGTCGTCTACCTCGACGGTCAGGAGCTCGGACGGGTCGACGGCATGTTCGTCGCCACCCGGTTCGACGTCACGGAGCTGCTCCGGGACGCGTCCGATCACGTGCTGGTGATCGTCGTGGAGCCGGCGCCGGTGAGCGAGCCGCAGGTCGGGCACACGTCGAGCGTCCGCGTGCACAAGTCCCGGATGACGTACGGCTGGGATTTCTGCCCGCGCCTCGTCCACCAGGGCATCTGGCAGTCCGTGTACGTCGAGCTGACCGGACCGGCCCGGATCACCGGCGTCGACATCGGCCCGGACCACGTCACGGTCGATGCTTCCGGCAACGAAACCGTCGAGCTGGTGCTGACCGACGCCGCCGGTGCGGTGGTTGCGACCGGCGATCGTGTGCTGCGGGTGGAGCATCCCCAGCTGTGGTGGCCCAACGGCAGTGGTACGCCGTACCTGTACCACCTGACCGCTACGGCGTACTCGGGCGGACTCGTCAGCGATCGGCGCGAGTTCGACATCGGGTTCCGGACGGTGCGGTTCTTCCGGGCCGCGGGCGCGTCCGGAGACGCCGCGCCGTACGGGATGGAGATCAACGGCACGCAGGTCTTCGCCAAGGGCTGGAACCGGGTGCCGCTCGACCTCAGCTACGGCGTACCGCGACCGGAACGGCTCGCGCATCTTCTCGATCTCGCCGTCGACGCCGGCGTGAACCTGTTGCGCGTTTGGGGCGGCGGTTTGATCGAGACGTCCGACTTCTACGCCGCCTGCGATCGGCGCGGTCTGATGGTGTGGCAGGAGTTCTCGCAGTCCAGTTCGGGGATCTCGTCGACACCGTCCGACGATCTGGAGTTCGTCGCGTTGATGCGGGCACAGGCGGAGCAGCTCGTGCCGTCCCGCAAACATCATCCGTCGCTGGTGATCTGGGGCGCCGGCAACGAACTCCAGGCCGGCGAGGGCGAACCGCTCGCGGACGCCCCGGTACTGACGGCGCTCGGCGACGTCGTACGTCGGCTCGATCCCGAGCGGCTGTGGCTGCCGACCTCGCCGAGCGGGCCGGCGTTCCTCAACCGGCTCGACCTGATCCGCGACGCACCGGACGACCAGCACGACGTGCACGGACCGTGGGAACACCAGGGTCTGCGGGACCACTACACCTTGTACGACGCCGGTACGGCACAGCTGCTCAGCGAGTTCGGCGTCGAGGGGATGACGATGCCGCGCACGCTCGCCCGGGTGATTCCCGAGGCCGACCGCCGGCTGCCGACCCGGGGCCGCCCGGTGTGGGATCACCTCGGACGCTGGTGGAACAACGAATCCTTGGTCCAGGCCTCATTCGGCCACCGCATCCAGGACGTCGACACCCTCGGCCTGGCCAGTCAGTTCCTGCAGCGTGACGGTCTCGGGTACGCCGTCGAGGCACATCGCCGCCGCTGGCCGCGCTGCGTCGGGACGCTCCCGTGGCAGTTCAACGAGCCCTATCCGAACGCCTGGTGCACGGCCGCGGTCACTCACGCCGGGGAACCCAAGCCCGCGTACTTCGCGGTGGCCGCGGCCTACCGTTCTGTCCTCGTCGGCGCGACCTGCGCGCGGCAATCCTGGTCCGGCGAGCTCCGTTTGCCACTGTGGTTCCACGCCGATCAGCCGATCGAGCCGGCCACAGTTACCGCCCGCCTCATCGCTCCGGACGGCTCGGTGCTTGCCGAGGTCAGCTACAAGGACGTCGATTCACCGGACGTCGGCGAGCTGATCGCCCCGACGCCGCCGGGGCCGTTCGTGGTCGAGGTGATGCTGACGGCGGGTGAGGTACGGACGTCGAGGCGGTATGTGCTGACCGGCTCCGACGACTTCGCGGAGCTGCTCGACTGGCACCCCGAGATCGAGGTCGATCTGGTGGACGATCGCCTGGTGGTCCGGCATGTCGCCGGGCCGGTCGCGCCCTTCGTCCGGGTGCGCGACGGACGGCCGCTGTCCGACGACTCCGCCGGATGGTTGCGCGTCTCGGACAGCGGGTTCGTCCTGCTTCCTGGCGAGGAGCGGGTGCTCGACGTGCGGTGGGAGGCGGCAGGTGGTCACCGGCTGATCGCAGTTGACGGCCTGGGTCTCGACGAAAGATTGGTTCGATGCGACTGA
- a CDS encoding alpha-mannosidase translates to MTPRGPLHMIGNAHIDAVWLWQWQEGYQEVRATFRSALDRMDEYPDYVFTADSVAYFSWIAEHDPGLFDRIRKRVAEGRFEIVGGWWVEPDCNIPGGEAFARHALYSQRWLAEHLGVIATVGCNVDPFGHNANLPQLLSKARLDSYAFLRPQAHERELPGQKFWWESADGSQVLAYRIPHEYCSPGGEISGHVTKALQQLPVTTEPLMVFYGVGNHGGGPTIENIESINQLAQRDLYPEMFPSTMRRFFDEARTFDGLPVHPTELQPHAIGCYAAHSGVKRQNRLAEQALLAAEKWSTIASTVSGMPDATGELGHAWKQVLFNQFHDIAAGTAIEPAYDDARDQLGEAKSIAGRLANRSIQSIARQIDIPAESAMVPVAVFNPHAWPVSTTVELELGYPAPLRGAIELREGLDGRQLDVQEVRSAATANGRRRIAFRASVPPLGYQLFTMRPGDASYHLGAAADDRLTLDNGIVRAEIDRRTGWLKKLAAGDGPNLLASGVPHAQVIDDDTDTWSHGVRSLWKTEGAFKVQRVRRLADGPVRQLIRVESAYGESRLVEEFVLDAESAAVEVRVTVDWRERLKALKLCFPFAVTDAVATHEIPYGSLVREQNREEVPSHAWVDVSGNDGGVAVLNDGKYSFAVDGTVDGRSVLAMTAVRSPVYAWHDPRRLDDDGVYEYLDQGIQRFTYRLLPHAGDWRAAAVVRHAAELNQPATPLIECFHDGPLPSSESYLSVNGSDQIVVAVLKRAEDNDGATILRAYETAGTAAEVTIDVPFLGRSIETRFGPHEVKTLRLPADAGAVATEVDLIEWDPSRPPPIPSA, encoded by the coding sequence ATGACCCCCCGTGGACCGCTCCACATGATCGGCAACGCCCATATCGACGCAGTGTGGCTCTGGCAGTGGCAGGAGGGCTATCAGGAAGTGCGCGCGACGTTCCGGTCCGCGCTCGACCGGATGGACGAGTATCCGGACTACGTCTTCACCGCCGACTCGGTCGCGTACTTCAGCTGGATCGCCGAACACGATCCGGGGCTGTTCGACCGGATCCGCAAGCGGGTGGCCGAGGGCCGGTTCGAGATCGTCGGCGGCTGGTGGGTCGAGCCGGACTGCAACATCCCGGGCGGTGAGGCGTTCGCCCGGCACGCGCTGTACTCGCAGCGCTGGCTGGCCGAGCACCTCGGCGTGATCGCGACCGTCGGGTGCAACGTCGACCCGTTCGGCCACAACGCCAACCTCCCCCAACTGCTCAGCAAGGCGCGTCTGGACTCGTATGCGTTTCTCCGACCGCAGGCGCACGAGCGGGAGCTGCCGGGCCAGAAGTTCTGGTGGGAGTCGGCCGACGGCTCGCAGGTGCTCGCCTACCGGATCCCGCACGAGTACTGCTCACCCGGCGGCGAGATCTCCGGTCACGTCACCAAGGCGCTCCAGCAGTTGCCGGTGACCACCGAACCACTGATGGTCTTCTACGGCGTCGGCAACCACGGCGGCGGCCCGACGATCGAGAACATCGAGTCGATCAACCAGCTCGCCCAGCGCGACCTGTACCCGGAGATGTTCCCGTCGACCATGCGCCGGTTCTTCGACGAGGCACGCACCTTCGACGGTCTGCCGGTGCACCCGACCGAGCTGCAACCACACGCGATCGGCTGCTACGCGGCGCACTCCGGCGTGAAGCGACAGAACCGGCTGGCGGAGCAGGCGCTGCTCGCGGCCGAGAAGTGGTCCACGATCGCGTCGACGGTGAGCGGCATGCCGGACGCGACCGGCGAGCTCGGGCACGCGTGGAAGCAGGTGCTGTTCAACCAGTTCCACGACATCGCCGCGGGTACCGCGATCGAGCCGGCGTACGACGACGCCCGCGACCAGCTGGGCGAGGCGAAGTCGATCGCAGGCCGGCTGGCGAATCGTTCGATCCAGTCGATCGCACGGCAGATCGACATCCCGGCCGAGTCCGCGATGGTGCCGGTCGCGGTGTTCAACCCGCACGCGTGGCCGGTGTCCACGACCGTGGAGCTCGAGCTCGGGTACCCGGCCCCGCTGCGAGGCGCGATCGAGCTGCGCGAAGGCCTCGACGGTCGGCAGCTCGACGTACAGGAGGTCCGGTCCGCGGCGACGGCGAACGGGCGGCGCCGGATCGCCTTCCGGGCCAGCGTTCCGCCACTGGGGTACCAGCTGTTCACGATGCGGCCCGGTGACGCGTCGTACCACCTCGGCGCCGCTGCCGACGACCGGCTGACCCTGGACAACGGCATCGTGCGCGCGGAGATCGACCGGCGGACCGGGTGGCTGAAGAAGCTCGCCGCGGGTGACGGTCCGAATCTGCTGGCCTCCGGGGTTCCGCACGCGCAGGTGATCGACGACGACACCGACACCTGGAGCCACGGGGTGCGGTCGCTGTGGAAGACGGAGGGTGCCTTCAAGGTCCAGCGGGTCCGGCGGCTCGCGGACGGCCCGGTGCGGCAGCTGATCCGGGTCGAGTCGGCGTACGGCGAATCCCGCCTGGTCGAGGAATTCGTGCTCGACGCCGAGTCGGCCGCGGTCGAGGTCCGGGTGACAGTGGACTGGCGTGAGCGACTGAAGGCGCTCAAGCTGTGCTTTCCGTTCGCAGTCACCGACGCGGTCGCGACGCACGAGATTCCGTACGGGTCGCTCGTGCGCGAGCAGAACCGCGAGGAGGTCCCGTCGCACGCGTGGGTCGATGTCTCCGGCAACGACGGCGGCGTCGCCGTGCTGAACGACGGCAAGTACTCGTTCGCCGTCGACGGGACGGTCGACGGGCGGTCGGTGCTGGCGATGACCGCGGTCCGGTCGCCGGTGTACGCCTGGCACGATCCGCGACGGCTGGACGACGACGGCGTGTACGAGTACCTCGACCAGGGAATCCAGCGCTTCACGTACCGACTGCTCCCCCACGCCGGAGACTGGCGCGCGGCCGCTGTGGTCCGCCACGCCGCCGAGCTGAATCAGCCGGCGACCCCGTTGATCGAGTGCTTCCACGACGGACCGCTGCCGTCGTCCGAGTCCTACCTGAGCGTCAACGGCAGCGATCAGATCGTCGTCGCGGTCCTCAAGCGTGCCGAGGACAACGATGGCGCCACGATCCTGCGCGCGTACGAGACGGCGGGGACGGCGGCCGAGGTCACCATCGACGTACCGTTCCTGGGCCGATCGATCGAGACCAGGTTCGGGCCGCACGAGGTGAAGACGTTACGACTTCCCGCGGACGCCGGTGCCGTCGCGACCGAGGTCGACCTGATCGAGTGGGACCCGAGCCGCCCGCCGCCGATCCCGAGCGCATGA
- a CDS encoding D-sedoheptulose-7-phosphate isomerase, with protein sequence MTTRLQGLLDGQLDRHSEVAAAMRAQLPEVQAVADELIRRLDAGGVLYTFGNGGSAADAQHLAGELIGRYLRERRPLPAVALIGDAAVVSCIANDYAYDDVFARQVTALVRPQDMVVGFSTSGTSPTVVKGLAAARANGACTVAFTSQRGKDLAADADLAVVVPADETARIQEMHVLALHLVSELVDRWASDSDPQEPA encoded by the coding sequence ATGACCACCCGCCTGCAGGGACTCCTCGACGGTCAGCTCGACCGGCACTCGGAGGTAGCCGCGGCGATGCGGGCCCAACTGCCCGAGGTCCAGGCGGTGGCCGACGAGCTCATCCGGCGCCTGGACGCCGGCGGCGTGCTCTACACGTTCGGCAACGGCGGATCCGCAGCGGACGCGCAGCATCTGGCCGGCGAGCTGATCGGCCGCTACCTGCGCGAACGCCGCCCACTGCCCGCGGTCGCGCTGATCGGCGACGCCGCCGTGGTCAGCTGCATCGCCAACGACTACGCCTACGACGACGTGTTCGCCCGGCAGGTGACCGCGCTGGTGCGCCCGCAGGACATGGTCGTCGGTTTCAGTACGTCCGGGACCTCGCCTACGGTGGTCAAAGGCCTCGCGGCGGCCCGGGCCAACGGGGCCTGCACCGTCGCGTTCACCTCGCAGCGCGGCAAGGACCTCGCGGCGGACGCCGACCTGGCGGTCGTCGTACCGGCCGACGAGACGGCCCGGATCCAGGAAATGCACGTTCTCGCCCTCCACCTGGTCAGCGAACTCGTCGACCGCTGGGCCTCCGACTCCGACCCCCAGGAGCCTGCATGA
- a CDS encoding ROK family protein, protein MTQQQPVLALDVGGTKLAAGVVARDGTIQSYCQIETAVGEGPTAVVKRLLDLGEQAAIEAGWSGRGSAGAVEAGGSSRGAAEVPLAAVGVGCGGPLDPATGVILGPPGLPGWDAVPLGALVAERFGLPTYVENDATAAALGEYRWSGWGVENLVYLTVSTGFGGGIVASGKLFQGAARQGGELGHVVVDWQGRQCGCGARGCAEAYVSGTSIARRAAEAVAGSDSTLAGLAITAKDVADHARAGDPIARAVWDETTAMLGRMVAVIINVCEPELVVLGGGVTRAGAQLLDPVREAALRQAMPPAAAACDVVLSRHGEAVGVLGAAAIAYERLGES, encoded by the coding sequence GTGACCCAGCAACAGCCCGTCCTCGCTCTCGACGTCGGCGGCACCAAGCTCGCCGCCGGCGTCGTCGCCCGTGACGGCACCATCCAGTCCTACTGCCAGATCGAGACCGCGGTCGGCGAAGGCCCGACCGCGGTCGTCAAACGTCTGCTCGACCTCGGCGAACAGGCAGCCATCGAAGCCGGATGGTCGGGCCGGGGGTCCGCCGGCGCGGTGGAGGCCGGCGGGTCCAGCCGGGGAGCTGCCGAGGTGCCGTTGGCGGCGGTTGGGGTTGGTTGTGGCGGGCCGCTTGATCCGGCGACCGGGGTGATCCTCGGACCGCCCGGCCTGCCCGGCTGGGACGCGGTGCCGCTCGGTGCGCTCGTCGCGGAGCGGTTCGGCCTGCCGACGTACGTGGAGAACGACGCGACCGCGGCCGCGCTCGGCGAGTACCGGTGGAGCGGCTGGGGTGTCGAGAACCTCGTCTACCTGACCGTGTCCACCGGCTTCGGTGGCGGCATCGTTGCCTCCGGCAAGTTGTTCCAGGGCGCCGCCCGGCAGGGCGGCGAGCTGGGCCACGTGGTGGTCGACTGGCAAGGCCGGCAATGCGGCTGCGGCGCCCGCGGCTGCGCCGAGGCCTACGTCTCCGGTACGTCGATCGCGCGCCGCGCCGCCGAGGCCGTGGCAGGTTCCGACTCGACCCTGGCCGGACTGGCGATCACCGCCAAGGACGTCGCGGACCACGCGCGCGCCGGCGACCCGATCGCACGGGCGGTCTGGGACGAGACGACCGCGATGCTCGGGCGAATGGTCGCGGTGATCATCAACGTCTGCGAACCCGAGCTCGTCGTCCTCGGCGGTGGCGTCACCCGGGCCGGGGCGCAACTGCTCGACCCCGTCCGCGAGGCGGCGCTGCGGCAAGCGATGCCGCCGGCCGCGGCGGCCTGTGACGTCGTCCTGAGCAGGCACGGCGAGGCGGTCGGCGTGCTCGGCGCGGCCGCAATCGCCTACGAACGACTGGGAGAATCATGA
- a CDS encoding carbohydrate ABC transporter permease yields MTVPWRRLPFFVLLALATLAFVYPLVWLVSASLKPRSQVFDNRLIPEIFQPSNYVKVWDAAPVLRWLLNSLTVGFMAAATVTLSSALVAFGFAYFRFRGRNIAFGILLSTMMLPGAVTMIPVYLIWNKLGMIDTQIPLWAQNLFGSAFYVFLLRQFFLGIPRELFEAARVDGCGYFSLFRRIAFPLCKPALVIVFVFEFKASWSDLLKPLIYLQTPDYFTMPRGLKQIIDSFALSGHYEWEIAIAASVLAVAPMIVLFAFGQRYILDGVATTAQKG; encoded by the coding sequence ATGACCGTTCCGTGGAGACGTCTACCGTTCTTCGTCTTGCTGGCGCTGGCGACCCTCGCCTTCGTGTATCCGCTCGTGTGGCTCGTGTCCGCGTCACTGAAGCCGCGGTCACAGGTCTTCGACAACCGGCTGATCCCCGAGATCTTCCAGCCGTCGAACTACGTCAAGGTCTGGGACGCCGCGCCGGTGCTGCGCTGGCTGCTGAACTCGCTGACCGTCGGCTTCATGGCCGCCGCGACCGTGACGCTGTCGAGTGCGCTGGTCGCGTTCGGCTTCGCGTACTTCCGCTTCCGCGGCCGGAACATCGCGTTCGGCATCCTGCTGTCGACGATGATGCTGCCCGGCGCGGTGACGATGATCCCGGTCTACCTGATCTGGAACAAGCTCGGCATGATCGACACCCAGATCCCGCTGTGGGCGCAGAACCTGTTCGGTTCCGCGTTCTACGTGTTCCTGCTCCGGCAGTTCTTCCTGGGCATCCCGCGTGAGCTGTTCGAGGCCGCCCGGGTCGACGGCTGCGGGTACTTCAGCCTGTTCCGGCGGATCGCGTTCCCGCTGTGCAAGCCCGCCCTGGTGATCGTGTTCGTCTTCGAGTTCAAGGCGAGCTGGTCGGACCTGCTGAAACCGCTGATCTACCTGCAGACCCCGGACTACTTCACGATGCCGCGGGGCCTGAAGCAGATCATCGACTCCTTCGCCCTGTCGGGGCACTACGAGTGGGAGATCGCCATCGCGGCCAGCGTTCTCGCCGTGGCGCCGATGATCGTCCTGTTCGCCTTCGGCCAGCGATACATCCTGGACGGCGTGGCCACGACCGCGCAGAAAGGTTGA
- a CDS encoding carbohydrate ABC transporter permease, which yields MTTTVERSAGSGQTQPAPRRRPKRSPLAKREDRAGWLFISPWVIGFVVFTAGPMIASLVLSFTDYQMIQAPHAVGLDNYRQLFDDPRVLKSLSNTFVYAAMFVPLGTIFALALAMMLQRVGKAGGFFRTAFYLPEMTPAVAAGAMFLLLLNGQQGLINKVLGWFGINGPNWTADPNWLKPSLAIVSLWTVGGTVIIYLAALNGVPKQLYEAAELDGAGPVTRFFRITVPMISGALFFTVITHTIAAMQMFDQAYTMFYGPQQKATASDESLVYMVYLFQNAFQFFKMGFASAMAWLLFVIIMLITFIQVRIGNRYVYYHGDR from the coding sequence ATGACGACAACCGTCGAGCGTTCGGCGGGGAGCGGGCAGACCCAGCCCGCGCCCCGCCGGCGACCGAAGCGCAGCCCGCTCGCGAAGCGGGAGGACCGGGCCGGTTGGCTGTTCATCTCGCCGTGGGTGATCGGGTTCGTGGTCTTCACCGCGGGACCGATGATCGCCAGCCTGGTGCTGTCGTTCACCGACTACCAGATGATCCAGGCACCGCACGCGGTCGGGCTGGACAACTACCGCCAGCTGTTCGACGACCCGCGGGTGCTCAAGTCGCTCAGCAACACCTTCGTGTACGCCGCGATGTTCGTCCCGCTCGGCACGATCTTCGCGCTGGCGCTGGCAATGATGCTGCAGCGGGTCGGCAAGGCCGGCGGCTTCTTCCGGACCGCCTTCTACCTGCCGGAGATGACACCCGCGGTCGCCGCGGGCGCGATGTTCCTGCTGTTGCTCAACGGCCAGCAGGGCCTGATCAACAAGGTGCTCGGCTGGTTCGGCATCAACGGACCGAACTGGACCGCCGATCCGAACTGGCTGAAACCGTCGCTCGCGATCGTCAGCCTGTGGACCGTCGGCGGCACCGTGATCATCTACCTGGCCGCGCTCAACGGCGTACCCAAGCAGCTCTACGAGGCCGCCGAGCTGGACGGTGCCGGTCCGGTGACCCGGTTCTTCCGGATCACCGTGCCGATGATCTCCGGGGCGCTGTTCTTCACGGTGATCACGCACACGATCGCCGCCATGCAGATGTTCGACCAGGCCTACACGATGTTCTACGGCCCGCAGCAGAAGGCGACCGCCTCGGACGAGTCGCTGGTCTACATGGTCTACCTGTTCCAGAACGCCTTCCAGTTCTTCAAGATGGGCTTCGCGTCGGCGATGGCCTGGCTGCTGTTCGTGATCATCATGCTGATCACGTTCATCCAGGTCCGGATCGGCAACCGTTACGTGTACTACCACGGGGACCGCTGA
- a CDS encoding ABC transporter substrate-binding protein, translated as MKHLRLPVVLAAGALALTACAGVGKKDAGGGSSDQSSAGSTPTGTLKVMGFGGDDEVAQSRVTAFKTAFPGVTVQNNKGDFDAQQFLTAVSSGNPPDVVYMDRKLVGTYAAKGAIQPLDDCIKNNGIDTTQYREAAMNEVKLKDKTYGIPEFYGVSTNLISVPALKSAGVAVSDIQTADWDKLEQTVKKLYKAKNGRPARIGFDPKMPEFFPLWAMANGAELVKPGGAPNLNDPKAVEALQYTIKLINDQGGWANFKTFRDTFDLFGAKNQFTKDQLAAFPIENWYLNVLLDSRPNGLQLQSTPFTDRQGKPISMLGGSAWVVPKGAKNPNAACQWAKTMTSIATWHKAAEARMQTVAKDKTFFTGLFTGNKVADDEIKAQYLKPTGDAGFDAAIKNCYDVLETAKPLNPSPAGAEIDAAWQSAVAKALAGSATPQAALDQAQADAKAAYDKVSQG; from the coding sequence ATGAAGCACCTTCGCCTTCCCGTGGTGCTCGCGGCCGGTGCGCTGGCCCTGACCGCCTGCGCGGGGGTCGGGAAGAAGGACGCCGGCGGCGGAAGCAGCGACCAGAGCTCGGCCGGCTCGACCCCGACCGGAACCCTGAAGGTGATGGGTTTCGGCGGTGACGACGAGGTCGCCCAGTCGCGCGTCACCGCGTTCAAGACCGCCTTCCCCGGTGTCACCGTGCAGAACAACAAGGGCGACTTCGACGCCCAGCAGTTCCTCACCGCGGTGTCCAGCGGCAACCCACCGGACGTGGTGTACATGGACCGCAAGCTGGTCGGCACGTATGCGGCCAAGGGCGCGATCCAGCCGCTGGACGACTGCATCAAGAACAATGGAATCGATACCACACAATATCGCGAAGCGGCGATGAACGAGGTCAAGCTGAAGGACAAGACCTACGGCATCCCGGAGTTCTACGGCGTCTCGACCAACCTGATCAGCGTCCCGGCACTGAAGTCCGCGGGCGTCGCGGTCAGCGACATCCAGACCGCCGACTGGGACAAGCTCGAGCAGACCGTGAAGAAGCTCTACAAGGCGAAGAACGGCCGGCCCGCGCGGATCGGCTTCGACCCGAAGATGCCCGAGTTCTTCCCGCTCTGGGCGATGGCCAACGGCGCCGAGCTGGTCAAGCCTGGCGGCGCGCCGAACCTGAACGACCCGAAGGCCGTCGAGGCCCTGCAATACACGATCAAGCTGATCAACGACCAGGGTGGTTGGGCGAACTTCAAGACCTTCCGCGACACCTTCGACCTGTTCGGCGCCAAGAACCAGTTCACCAAGGACCAGCTGGCCGCCTTCCCGATCGAGAACTGGTACCTGAACGTTCTCCTGGACTCCCGGCCGAACGGGTTGCAGCTGCAGTCGACGCCGTTCACGGATCGGCAGGGCAAGCCGATCAGCATGCTCGGCGGCTCCGCCTGGGTCGTGCCGAAGGGCGCGAAGAACCCGAACGCCGCCTGCCAGTGGGCCAAGACGATGACCTCGATCGCGACCTGGCACAAGGCGGCCGAGGCGCGGATGCAGACCGTCGCGAAGGACAAGACCTTCTTCACCGGCCTGTTCACCGGCAACAAGGTGGCCGACGACGAGATCAAGGCGCAGTACCTGAAGCCCACCGGCGATGCCGGTTTCGACGCGGCGATCAAGAACTGCTACGACGTGCTGGAGACCGCGAAGCCGCTGAACCCGTCACCGGCCGGCGCGGAGATCGACGCGGCCTGGCAGAGCGCGGTCGCCAAGGCCCTGGCCGGCTCCGCCACCCCGCAGGCCGCGCTCGACCAGGCGCAGGCGGACGCCAAGGCCGCCTACGACAAGGTCAGCCAGGGCTGA
- a CDS encoding LacI family DNA-binding transcriptional regulator produces MSPRGQAARAVSQPAQQPVRRPTVQDVAREAGVSPSTVSRALHTRGYASPAVRARVRAAAERIGYVTDHNARNLRSRTSTSIGVLISDLRNPFYADLAAGIEEELRAAEYQMVLVNDNGDPAEELQAAETLLAMRVPGVIVTPVTAKCPQVLQDNGVHVVCADRELGRSNSDVVLSDNKTGSEELTEHLIGLGHTRIGMLIDETKWSTGAGRLAGFRAAHAAHDLEVDEDLIAYTSFDADAARRTTRKLLNDHHVTAIISANNVLAQGALAELKDRRIKIPRQLSLAAYDDVPWMSLVQPALTTVDQSTVEMGRSCARLLLARIRGELPPRRRIVKVPARLVVRGSTGPAPR; encoded by the coding sequence ATGAGTCCCCGGGGGCAGGCCGCGCGTGCAGTGTCACAGCCGGCACAGCAACCGGTACGGCGTCCCACGGTGCAGGACGTCGCCCGGGAGGCCGGGGTGTCACCGTCGACGGTGTCCCGGGCCCTGCACACCCGGGGGTACGCGTCTCCTGCCGTACGGGCGCGGGTCCGGGCGGCCGCGGAGCGGATCGGGTACGTCACCGACCACAACGCGCGCAACCTCCGCAGCCGGACGTCGACCTCGATCGGCGTGCTGATCTCGGACCTGCGGAACCCGTTCTACGCCGACCTCGCGGCCGGCATCGAGGAGGAGCTGCGCGCGGCGGAGTACCAGATGGTGCTCGTCAACGACAACGGTGACCCCGCCGAGGAGCTGCAGGCCGCCGAGACGTTGCTGGCGATGCGGGTGCCCGGCGTGATCGTGACACCGGTGACCGCGAAGTGCCCGCAGGTGCTGCAGGACAACGGCGTGCACGTGGTCTGCGCGGACCGGGAGCTGGGACGGTCGAACAGCGATGTCGTGCTGAGCGACAACAAGACCGGTTCGGAGGAGCTGACCGAGCATCTGATCGGGCTCGGCCACACCCGGATCGGGATGCTCATCGACGAGACCAAGTGGTCCACGGGCGCCGGGCGGCTGGCCGGCTTCCGGGCTGCGCACGCCGCGCACGACCTCGAGGTGGACGAGGACCTGATCGCCTACACCAGCTTCGACGCGGACGCGGCCCGGCGGACGACCCGGAAGCTGCTGAACGACCACCACGTCACCGCGATCATCTCGGCGAACAACGTGCTCGCGCAGGGTGCCCTGGCCGAGCTGAAGGACCGCAGGATCAAGATCCCGCGCCAGCTCAGCCTGGCCGCGTACGACGACGTGCCGTGGATGTCGCTGGTCCAGCCGGCCCTGACCACGGTCGACCAGAGCACCGTCGAGATGGGCCGCAGTTGCGCCCGGCTGCTGCTCGCCCGGATCCGCGGCGAACTCCCGCCGCGCCGCCGGATCGTGAAGGTGCCGGCGCGGCTCGTCGTCCGCGGGTCGACCGGTCCGGCTCCTCGCTGA